In Lysobacter luteus, a single window of DNA contains:
- a CDS encoding M23 family metallopeptidase, producing MATPATPVVDDARVVFPASVQQGALVIGKVPAASRVRHAGRDLRVTGYGSVAFGVARDQSGPVHVEVTSRDGRARTIEIEVTPRDWPIERVNGVPGKTVKPPPAIAARIAREQAAVSAARTRDDARTGFAQHFVRPVEGRISGRFGNQRIYNGTPGAAHSGMDIAAPNGTPVKAPASGVVTFADDLYLTGGTILLDHGHGVSSNFLHLSRMDVRVGDVVEQGQVIGAVGATGRATGPHLHWGMNWFDVRVDPLLVLERQ from the coding sequence GTGGCGACACCGGCAACGCCGGTCGTGGACGACGCCCGGGTGGTGTTCCCGGCGTCCGTGCAGCAGGGTGCGCTGGTGATCGGCAAGGTCCCCGCGGCCAGCCGGGTCCGCCATGCCGGGCGCGACCTGCGCGTGACCGGCTACGGCAGCGTCGCCTTCGGCGTGGCGCGCGACCAGTCGGGGCCGGTGCACGTGGAGGTAACCAGCCGTGACGGACGGGCGCGCACCATTGAAATCGAGGTCACTCCACGCGACTGGCCGATCGAACGCGTCAACGGTGTTCCCGGCAAGACCGTGAAGCCACCACCGGCGATCGCCGCACGCATCGCACGCGAGCAGGCGGCGGTCAGCGCCGCGCGCACCCGCGACGATGCCCGCACCGGGTTCGCCCAGCATTTCGTCCGCCCGGTCGAGGGTCGCATCAGCGGCCGCTTCGGCAATCAGCGCATCTACAACGGCACCCCCGGCGCGGCCCACTCGGGCATGGACATCGCCGCGCCGAACGGCACCCCGGTGAAGGCGCCGGCCTCGGGCGTGGTCACCTTTGCCGATGACCTGTACCTCACGGGCGGGACGATCCTGCTCGACCATGGCCACGGGGTGAGCTCCAACTTCCTGCATCTGTCGCGCATGGACGTCCGCGTGGGCGACGTGGTTGAACAGGGCCAGGTCATCGGCGCCGTCGGTGCCACCGGGCGCGCTACAGGGCCGCACCTGCACTGGGGCATGAACTGGTTCGACGTGCGCGTCGATCCACTGCTGGTGCTCGAACGACAGTAG
- a CDS encoding dihydroorotase — translation MTANATLIVNARLVNEGREYDGDLRIADGRIAEIGTGLQARAGETVVDAAGRRLLPGMIDDQVHFREPGMEYKADMAVESGAAVAGGLTSFMDMPNTSPPTLDAGALEDKYRRAAGRVRGNYGFYMGTSTTNLEHIQRLDPLTAPGVKVFMGASTGNMLVDDPEVLDAVFRDVPTPIITHCEDTPMIEAATARYKAQYGDDIPAACHPDIRSREACMKSTQLAISLARRHGTRLHVLHISTADELALFEAGPLVRADGSRKQITAETCIHFLRFDRSDYAELGHLIKCNPAIKDASDREALIRAVAGDVIDVLATDHAPHLLEEKQNPYTRAPSGLPLVQYALNAALELVHEGHLTTAQVVQKFAHAPAQLFDVKQRGFLREGYAADLVLIDDTPLTVRRQDVLSKCGWSPFEGRTFHSRIASTWVNGALAWDGTRLVGAPNGQRLEFDR, via the coding sequence ATGACCGCCAACGCGACCCTCATCGTCAACGCCCGACTGGTCAATGAAGGCCGCGAGTACGACGGCGACCTGCGCATCGCCGACGGCCGCATCGCCGAGATCGGCACCGGCCTGCAGGCCCGCGCCGGCGAGACCGTCGTCGACGCAGCGGGCCGCCGCCTGCTGCCGGGCATGATCGACGACCAGGTGCACTTCCGCGAACCAGGCATGGAGTACAAAGCCGACATGGCGGTCGAGTCCGGCGCCGCGGTGGCCGGCGGCCTGACCAGCTTCATGGACATGCCCAACACCAGCCCGCCCACGCTCGACGCCGGGGCGCTGGAGGACAAGTACCGCCGCGCGGCCGGCCGGGTCCGCGGCAACTACGGCTTCTACATGGGCACCAGCACGACCAACCTGGAGCACATCCAGCGGCTCGACCCGCTGACCGCCCCGGGCGTCAAGGTGTTCATGGGCGCGTCGACCGGCAACATGCTGGTCGATGATCCCGAGGTGCTTGATGCAGTGTTCCGCGATGTGCCCACGCCAATCATCACGCACTGCGAAGACACCCCGATGATCGAGGCCGCCACCGCGCGCTACAAGGCGCAGTACGGCGACGACATCCCGGCCGCGTGCCACCCCGACATCCGCTCGCGCGAGGCCTGCATGAAGTCGACGCAGCTGGCGATCTCGCTGGCGCGCCGGCACGGCACCCGCCTGCACGTGCTGCACATCTCGACCGCCGACGAGCTGGCGTTGTTCGAAGCCGGCCCGCTGGTCCGCGCCGACGGCAGCCGCAAGCAGATCACCGCCGAAACCTGCATCCACTTCCTACGCTTCGACCGCAGCGACTATGCCGAGCTCGGCCACCTGATCAAGTGCAACCCGGCGATAAAGGACGCGTCCGATCGCGAGGCGCTGATACGCGCGGTGGCCGGTGACGTGATCGACGTGCTGGCGACCGACCACGCGCCGCACCTGCTGGAGGAAAAGCAGAACCCCTACACCCGGGCGCCGAGCGGCCTGCCGCTGGTCCAGTACGCGCTTAACGCCGCGCTGGAGCTGGTGCACGAAGGCCACCTGACCACGGCGCAGGTGGTGCAGAAGTTCGCCCACGCCCCCGCGCAGCTGTTCGACGTCAAGCAGCGCGGCTTCCTGCGCGAGGGCTACGCCGCCGACCTGGTGCTGATCGACGACACCCCGCTGACCGTGCGTCGCCAGGACGTGCTGTCCAAGTGCGGCTGGTCGCCGTTCGAGGGCCGCACGTTCCATTCGCGGATCGCTTCGACCTGGGTCAACGGCGCGCTGGCCTGGGACGGCACCCGACTGGTCGGCGCGCCGAACGGGCAGCGGCTGGAGTTCGACCGTTGA
- the yidD gene encoding membrane protein insertion efficiency factor YidD, producing the protein MIDRLLITLLRGYKRWISPLLGPRCRFHPTCSEYAMQAVARFGAVKGSWLALRRILRCHPLHPGGHDPVPPPR; encoded by the coding sequence ATGATCGACCGCCTGCTCATCACGCTGCTGCGCGGCTACAAGCGCTGGATCAGTCCGTTGCTCGGGCCGCGTTGCCGGTTCCACCCTACCTGCTCCGAGTACGCAATGCAGGCGGTCGCTCGATTCGGCGCGGTCAAGGGCAGTTGGCTTGCGCTGCGGCGCATCCTGCGCTGCCATCCGCTGCATCCCGGCGGCCATGACCCGGTGCCGCCACCCCGGTGA
- the dksA gene encoding RNA polymerase-binding protein DksA, whose protein sequence is MALKKSAKKAVKSTGKTPARKAAPASQAAKKPAAKKPVAKKAPAAKKAAVKKPAAKKAAPKKAPVKKVPVKKAPVKKAAAASKVATKKPVPNKSVPARKATPSKATKAKAPVKQMSGKAPAAKKAAVVKAPAKSAANKSVAKAPAKVAKTPAAGKAAATRKPASPASVPALAPKSAPAKKSPTKAAKAPAASKPTPPPAPAPARRPVGKVAVAVAAKPQPPAPRGKVKVVPYKTEKDGRVIVPDGYRPSADEEYMSPLQLEYFRQRLMKWRADLVEESKQTIENLKEEVRDVGDEAERATRETENSLELRTRDRYRKLISKIDSTLKRVDSGDYGFCVDTGEEIGLDRLEARLTAERTIDAQERWEHLQKQMGD, encoded by the coding sequence GTGGCACTGAAAAAATCCGCGAAGAAAGCCGTCAAATCCACCGGCAAGACGCCCGCCAGGAAGGCCGCTCCGGCCAGCCAGGCGGCGAAGAAGCCGGCGGCGAAGAAGCCCGTGGCCAAGAAGGCGCCGGCGGCGAAGAAGGCCGCTGTCAAGAAGCCGGCCGCCAAGAAGGCTGCTCCGAAGAAGGCCCCGGTCAAAAAGGTGCCGGTCAAGAAGGCCCCGGTGAAGAAGGCCGCTGCCGCCAGCAAGGTGGCAACGAAGAAGCCGGTACCGAACAAGTCCGTGCCCGCCAGGAAGGCGACCCCGTCGAAGGCGACCAAGGCCAAGGCGCCCGTCAAGCAGATGTCCGGCAAGGCACCGGCCGCGAAGAAGGCGGCCGTCGTGAAGGCGCCGGCGAAATCTGCGGCAAACAAATCCGTTGCCAAGGCGCCGGCAAAGGTCGCGAAGACTCCGGCCGCAGGCAAGGCTGCTGCGACCAGGAAGCCCGCGAGTCCCGCCAGCGTCCCGGCCCTGGCGCCCAAGTCGGCGCCTGCCAAGAAATCCCCCACCAAGGCGGCCAAGGCGCCGGCTGCGTCGAAGCCGACTCCGCCGCCTGCTCCGGCTCCGGCCAGGCGTCCGGTCGGCAAGGTCGCCGTCGCGGTCGCGGCCAAGCCGCAGCCGCCAGCACCCCGAGGTAAAGTGAAAGTCGTGCCTTACAAGACAGAAAAAGATGGTCGCGTGATCGTGCCCGATGGTTATCGGCCGAGTGCGGACGAGGAATACATGAGCCCGCTGCAGCTGGAGTACTTCCGCCAGCGGCTGATGAAGTGGCGTGCGGACCTGGTCGAGGAATCCAAGCAGACGATCGAGAACCTGAAGGAAGAGGTTCGTGACGTTGGCGACGAGGCCGAGCGCGCCACCCGCGAGACCGAGAACTCGCTGGAACTGCGGACCCGCGACCGCTACCGCAAGCTGATCAGCAAGATCGACAGCACGCTCAAGCGTGTCGACTCGGGTGATTACGGCTTCTGCGTCGATACCGGCGAAGAGATCGGCCTGGACCGCCTCGAGGCGCGCCTGACCGCCGAGCGCACCATTGATGCGCAGGAGCGCTGGGAGCACCTGCAGAAGCAGATGGGCGACTGA